The proteins below are encoded in one region of Helicoverpa armigera isolate CAAS_96S chromosome 11, ASM3070526v1, whole genome shotgun sequence:
- the LOC110372006 gene encoding prolactin-releasing peptide receptor, with translation MNGTAVNYTELYIKEKSHNSTPDGLPPMHSGYENIIDNKWIQSTFCVIYTIIFVLGLLGNILVCFVVIRNKAMQTVTNLFISNLALSDILLCVFAVPFTPLYTFRGAWSWGSLLCHIMPFAQGCSVYISTLTLMSIAIDRFFVIIYPFRPRMKIETCLIVIVMIWTFAVTVTMPYAIFMTYYDLDIGRFCEETWPSERLRRVFGSVTSVLQFVLPFIVIAFCYTCVSFKLNDRAKAKAASKNSRKEELDKNRKRRTNQMLIAMVTIFGLSWLPLNVINLCNDYYMYAIHLKYYYLVFFMGHVIAMSSTCYNPFIYAWMNENFRKEFKQLIPCIDSSANLRGNIPLDQLGVGPSEKTFNGNTTTDSYLGSSSQRATSFRHKRKPSAAADVEKSGVELNEDLLNVDVKHCHISTSYNLRRESVKLRLINEESFDGTPTQSQF, from the coding sequence ATGAACGGAACCGCTGTAAATTACACGGAACTATACATTAAGGAGAAATCTCACAACTCGACGCCAGACGGTCTGCCTCCCATGCACAGCGGCTATGAGAACATCATCGACAACAAATGGATTCAATCCACTTTCTGCGTCATTTACACCATCATCTTCGTGCTCGGACTGCTCGGCAACATCCTCGTATGCTTCGTGGTCATCAGGAACAAAGCCATGCAAACCGTCACCAACCTCTTCATCAGCAATTTAGCTCTGTCTGACATCTTACTTTGCGTGTTTGCCGTCCCCTTCACCCCGCTATACACGTTCCGCGGCGCGTGGAGTTGGGGCTCCCTCTTATGTCACATAATGCCTTTCGCACAGGGATGCAGCGTATACATATCCACGTTGACGCTTATGTCTATAGCAATTGATCGattttttgtgataatttaCCCGTTCAGGCCACGAATGAAGATCGAGACTTGTCTCATAGTCATCGTCATGATTTGGACATTTGCGGTGACCGTGACAATGCCGTATGCTATTTTTATGACGTACTATGACCTAGATATAGGCAGATTTTGTGAAGAGACGTGGCCGTCGGAGCGGTTGCGGCGAGTGTTCGGCTCAGTGACGTCAGTGTTGCAATTCGTGCTGCCTTTTATTGTGATTGCTTTCTGTTACACGTGCGTCAGTTTCAAATTGAATGACAGAGCCAAAGCGAAGGCCGCCAGCAAAAATTCTCGCAAAGAGGAGCTAGACAAAAATAGAAAACGACGGACGAATCAAATGTTGATAGCTATGGTCACTATATTTGGATTGTCGTGGTTACCTTTGAATGTGATAAACCTTTGCAATGACTACTACATGTACGCCATTCACTTGAAATACTACTATTTGGTGTTCTTTATGGGGCATGTTATTGCGATGTCTTCTACGTGCTACAACCCGTTCATTTATGCATGGATGAATGAAAATTTCCGGAAGGAGTTTAAGCAATTGATTCCCTGTATCGATTCGTCTGCAAACTTGAGGGGTAACATTCCATTAGATCAGTTGGGAGTTGGTCCTTCTGAGAAGACTTTTAATGGCAATACGACGACTGATAGTTACTTGGGCTCTAGTTCCCAGCGGGCGACGTCTTTCCGACACAAAAGGAAGCCTAGCGCGGCCGCCGATGTTGAGAAAAGCGGAGTGGAATTGAATGAAGATTTATTGAATGTTGATGTGAAACATTGTCATATTTCCACGAGCTATAACCTTAGGCGGGAGTCGGTGAAGCTGAGGCTCATCAATGAGGAGTCATTTGACGGGACGCCGACGCAAAGTCAATTCTAA